From Paenibacillus polymyxa, the proteins below share one genomic window:
- a CDS encoding thioredoxin family protein, producing the protein MSRTNVSQYFGKGLSPEQFMEGMEKNKEAFRSGYDQFVWSREEDREFFESLNHRDDLRVLILAADWCGDVVRNVPVVFRALENSGIPTEVLILENHQALMDDFLTMGGRAVPIVIFADTGGHVLGHWGPRPAHVQQIMIEFKRENPDREADDYQEKIAVARKEMAAKYGEGTEVHPVIVQELRELISGF; encoded by the coding sequence ATGAGCCGTACTAACGTATCGCAATATTTCGGCAAGGGCTTGAGTCCTGAACAATTTATGGAGGGCATGGAAAAGAACAAAGAAGCCTTCCGCTCCGGATACGATCAGTTTGTGTGGAGCCGCGAAGAGGATCGGGAGTTTTTTGAAAGCCTGAACCATCGTGATGATCTGCGTGTGCTTATATTGGCTGCCGACTGGTGTGGGGATGTAGTACGCAATGTGCCAGTTGTGTTCCGCGCGCTGGAGAATAGCGGTATTCCAACTGAAGTATTAATTTTGGAAAATCATCAGGCGCTGATGGACGACTTCCTGACGATGGGCGGACGTGCTGTGCCGATTGTGATTTTTGCGGATACTGGGGGCCACGTACTGGGTCACTGGGGACCACGTCCTGCACATGTCCAACAAATTATGATCGAATTCAAACGTGAAAATCCAGATCGGGAAGCCGATGATTATCAAGAAAAAATCGCAGTTGCTCGCAAAGAAATGGCTGCAAAATATGGGGAGGGAACCGAGGTTCATCCTGTGATTGTTCAGGAATTACGCGAGCTGATCTCGGGATTTTAA
- the gatB gene encoding Asp-tRNA(Asn)/Glu-tRNA(Gln) amidotransferase subunit GatB, which produces MSTTTSKYETVIGLEVHVELHTKSKIFCGCSTSFGAPPNSHTCPVCLGHPGVLPVLNRQAVDYAMKAAMALNCTIADVSKFDRKNYFYPDSPKAYQISQYDQPIGEHGWIDIEVNGETKRIGITRLHLEEDAGKLTHVDGGYASLVDFNRVGTPLVEIVSEPDISSPEEAKAYLEKIRAIMQYCDVSDVKMEEGSLRCDANISLRPHGQKELGTKAELKNMNSFRGVQRGLEYEQFRQEQTLDEGGTIVQETRRWDEAQGKTLSMRGKEQAHDYRYFPDPDLVTLHIDEEWKERIRASIPELPDQRKARYTSEYGLPEYDAQVITSSKPLADLFEDSLQYTKDAKAVSNWIMGDLLGYLNSANVELSQVKLTGRGLGEMIGLLEKGTINSKIAKTVFKEMLESDKLPQQIVEEKGLVQISDEGAILTIVEQVVAANPQSVEDYKAGKQKAIGFLVGQVMKESKGKANPGLANKLLTEVLNR; this is translated from the coding sequence ATGTCTACAACTACATCTAAGTATGAGACGGTCATTGGACTTGAAGTCCATGTGGAATTGCATACGAAGTCCAAAATATTTTGTGGATGCTCGACATCCTTCGGAGCGCCGCCAAACTCTCATACATGTCCGGTCTGTCTAGGACATCCGGGGGTATTGCCGGTATTGAACCGTCAAGCCGTTGATTATGCGATGAAAGCGGCAATGGCGCTCAATTGCACCATCGCTGATGTCAGCAAATTTGACCGCAAAAACTATTTCTACCCCGATTCACCGAAGGCTTACCAAATTTCGCAATATGACCAACCGATCGGTGAGCATGGCTGGATTGATATTGAAGTGAACGGTGAAACCAAGCGTATCGGCATTACCCGGTTGCATCTGGAAGAGGACGCGGGGAAATTAACCCACGTTGATGGTGGCTATGCCTCTTTGGTTGATTTTAACCGGGTCGGCACACCGTTGGTTGAAATCGTTTCGGAGCCGGATATATCTTCGCCGGAAGAAGCCAAGGCTTATCTGGAAAAAATACGTGCCATTATGCAGTATTGTGACGTATCCGATGTGAAGATGGAGGAAGGCTCGCTTCGTTGCGATGCGAATATCAGTCTTCGTCCGCATGGACAAAAAGAGCTGGGAACCAAAGCGGAACTGAAAAACATGAACTCCTTCCGTGGCGTACAGCGCGGACTGGAATATGAGCAGTTCCGGCAAGAACAGACGCTGGACGAAGGTGGAACGATCGTACAGGAAACACGTCGCTGGGATGAGGCACAGGGTAAAACACTGTCCATGCGTGGTAAGGAACAGGCGCACGACTATCGTTATTTCCCGGACCCGGATCTCGTTACACTGCATATTGATGAGGAGTGGAAAGAGCGTATCCGTGCTTCGATTCCTGAATTACCCGACCAGCGTAAAGCACGTTACACTTCGGAATATGGATTACCTGAGTATGATGCACAGGTAATTACGTCCTCCAAGCCATTGGCTGATTTGTTCGAGGATAGTCTTCAGTACACCAAGGATGCCAAAGCCGTATCCAACTGGATTATGGGGGATTTACTCGGCTATTTGAACAGTGCCAATGTAGAATTGTCGCAGGTTAAATTGACAGGTCGGGGCTTGGGTGAAATGATCGGACTACTGGAGAAGGGTACGATCAATAGTAAAATTGCCAAAACGGTCTTCAAGGAAATGCTGGAAAGTGATAAACTGCCACAGCAAATTGTTGAAGAAAAAGGGCTTGTGCAAATCAGTGATGAAGGTGCAATTCTGACAATTGTCGAACAAGTTGTAGCAGCCAACCCGCAATCGGTCGAGGATTACAAAGCTGGCAAGCAAAAGGCCATCGGCTTCTTGGTCGGTCAAGTGATGAAGGAGAGCAAGGGCAAAGCTAACCCTGGCCTCGCTAATAAGTTGCTGACAGAAGTGTTGAACCGTTAA
- a CDS encoding pyridoxamine 5'-phosphate oxidase family protein — MGKQFSSILPEYKEFIQRQHIFFVGSAPVSETGHVNISPKGYNSFRILSDHKVAYLDLSGSGNETSAHIIENGRVTIMFCAFEGEPCVLRLFGTGTVVLPNTKRWNELYPLFNPLPGARQIIVVDVHMVQHSCGFAVPFMTYTSEREKLKDVAIQMGEEALKKYAYEKNLESIDGLPTAFALNKNNMT; from the coding sequence ATGGGAAAACAATTTAGTTCGATACTACCGGAATATAAGGAGTTCATACAGCGGCAGCATATTTTCTTTGTAGGATCAGCACCTGTATCTGAGACGGGGCATGTGAATATTTCCCCCAAGGGATATAATTCTTTTCGTATATTGTCAGATCATAAGGTAGCCTATCTCGACTTGTCGGGAAGTGGCAACGAGACAAGCGCACACATTATAGAGAACGGACGGGTAACCATCATGTTCTGTGCATTTGAAGGCGAGCCCTGTGTATTAAGGCTCTTTGGTACTGGCACAGTCGTGCTGCCCAACACAAAGCGTTGGAATGAGCTGTATCCTCTCTTCAATCCACTGCCTGGAGCAAGACAAATCATTGTTGTAGATGTTCATATGGTGCAACATTCATGTGGTTTTGCAGTTCCCTTCATGACTTACACGAGCGAACGGGAAAAGCTGAAGGACGTAGCGATTCAGATGGGCGAAGAAGCACTTAAAAAGTATGCATACGAAAAAAATTTAGAAAGTATTGACGGTTTGCCGACAGCGTTTGCCTTGAACAAAAACAATATGACTTAG
- a CDS encoding GlsB/YeaQ/YmgE family stress response membrane protein has product MWGIVLSIVMAIIIGLIGDALAGHEMPGGIAGSMIAGFVGAWLGAMILGDWGPVIGDFAVIPAILGTALFVFLLGLVSRLLRRAT; this is encoded by the coding sequence GTGTGGGGAATTGTCCTAAGTATTGTAATGGCTATTATTATCGGATTGATTGGCGATGCACTGGCTGGTCATGAAATGCCTGGCGGCATTGCAGGCTCTATGATTGCTGGCTTTGTAGGAGCTTGGCTCGGTGCCATGATTCTAGGAGACTGGGGTCCAGTCATCGGAGATTTTGCAGTCATTCCAGCCATACTTGGAACCGCATTGTTCGTGTTCTTGCTCGGACTTGTGTCCAGGCTATTAAGAAGGGCTACCTAA
- a CDS encoding pirin family protein, with protein MIKIVTSAERHTSNKGWIHSEFSFSFADYEDPSNAHFGCMLAHNDNELKPQQGFKRHPHHDLEIVTYVIEGLLHHSDSLGHEQDLKSGSIQVMSAGTGIEHEERNPGDEKPVRFLQMWFLPESPGLQPSYQVQRFKHSERLNRLQPVVSGSEVEGALSIAQDINLYLSRLEKGQQLEYPQQEERRTHIYIISGHVEVTCQDGEFQLRPGDAARIQKSCTLKILATGNEEISELVLVDLP; from the coding sequence ATGATTAAAATAGTGACATCAGCAGAGAGACATACCTCAAATAAAGGATGGATTCATAGTGAGTTTAGCTTTTCGTTTGCAGATTATGAAGATCCGAGCAATGCCCATTTTGGATGTATGCTGGCCCATAATGATAATGAGCTTAAACCGCAGCAAGGGTTCAAAAGACATCCGCATCATGATTTGGAAATCGTTACCTATGTAATTGAAGGTCTTCTGCATCATAGCGACAGCTTGGGCCACGAACAGGATCTGAAAAGCGGCTCGATCCAGGTTATGAGTGCAGGCACCGGGATTGAACATGAGGAGCGAAATCCTGGGGATGAAAAACCGGTTCGCTTTTTGCAAATGTGGTTTCTACCTGAGAGTCCTGGCCTTCAGCCTTCTTATCAGGTACAAAGATTCAAGCATAGTGAACGCCTAAATCGACTTCAGCCTGTAGTGTCTGGTTCAGAGGTGGAGGGAGCGCTATCCATTGCACAGGATATAAATCTGTATCTGAGTAGATTGGAAAAGGGACAGCAGCTTGAATATCCGCAGCAAGAAGAGCGCCGTACTCACATTTATATCATTAGCGGTCATGTCGAAGTTACGTGTCAGGATGGGGAATTTCAGTTAAGACCTGGTGATGCCGCGCGAATTCAAAAAAGCTGTACATTAAAGATACTAGCTACAGGGAATGAGGAAATATCTGAACTGGTATTAGTAGATTTGCCTTGA
- a CDS encoding phosphatase PAP2 family protein encodes MLSHEPQRFRFLPSYLRRSLSASMIMIAVLLLIAYSVRWIGTAPFLYWDERIQDIVFPDTAATHYQLLPVAIFITSLGSFRISLLIAIGTAILCWVYLRSKAYSFAILSSFTAMWVLNTIIKEFLQRERPSLQHLVEAGGYSFPSGHAMISMGFYGMIFAIWAIERKVHKRTFFLPCVLGALLIILIGLSRVYLGVHFPTDIVGGYIAGMIWLVFTVPVVYWRARLWRSFPSFPPRP; translated from the coding sequence ATGCTATCCCATGAACCTCAACGATTCCGATTCTTACCAAGCTATTTGCGTCGCAGTCTATCCGCATCTATGATCATGATCGCTGTCTTACTTCTCATTGCCTATTCAGTAAGATGGATTGGCACAGCTCCTTTTCTATATTGGGATGAGCGCATTCAAGATATTGTTTTTCCAGACACAGCTGCTACTCATTACCAACTGCTACCCGTCGCCATCTTCATTACATCGTTAGGCTCATTCCGCATATCATTACTGATAGCAATCGGTACCGCAATCTTGTGCTGGGTCTATCTCCGCTCAAAAGCGTATTCCTTTGCCATCCTAAGCAGCTTTACGGCGATGTGGGTGCTAAATACGATCATAAAAGAATTTTTACAACGGGAACGTCCGTCTCTTCAACATTTGGTTGAAGCAGGAGGTTACAGTTTTCCCAGCGGTCATGCGATGATTTCCATGGGATTTTACGGAATGATATTTGCCATTTGGGCTATAGAACGAAAGGTTCATAAGCGTACATTCTTCCTTCCGTGTGTTCTTGGTGCATTGCTCATTATCTTGATTGGCCTCAGCCGTGTATATTTAGGAGTTCATTTTCCTACCGACATTGTAGGTGGCTATATTGCAGGTATGATCTGGCTGGTATTTACCGTTCCCGTGGTCTATTGGCGAGCGCGTCTGTGGCGTTCCTTCCCTTCATTTCCTCCCCGACCATAA
- the gatC gene encoding Asp-tRNA(Asn)/Glu-tRNA(Gln) amidotransferase subunit GatC, translating into MNISKEDVRHVARLSRLNLTETEEETMTGQLNAILHYAEKLNELDTEQVKPTTHVLHVSNVMRDDEVRESLTHEQVMRNAPEEEDGQFKVPAVLE; encoded by the coding sequence ATGAACATTTCCAAGGAAGATGTCCGTCACGTAGCCAGGCTGTCCCGATTGAATTTGACCGAGACTGAGGAAGAAACTATGACAGGGCAATTAAACGCCATTCTCCATTATGCGGAGAAGCTGAATGAGCTGGATACGGAGCAGGTAAAACCGACCACTCATGTGCTGCACGTCAGCAATGTCATGCGAGACGACGAAGTTCGCGAAAGTTTGACGCATGAGCAAGTGATGCGTAATGCACCTGAAGAAGAAGATGGACAGTTTAAAGTTCCTGCTGTTCTGGAATAG
- the gatA gene encoding Asp-tRNA(Asn)/Glu-tRNA(Gln) amidotransferase subunit GatA: MSLFNNTLPEIHNKLHQKEISVSDLVGHALETIDAREEKIRAYITVDEERARASARQLDDQLVSGEERGLLFGLPVGIKDNIVTEGLRTTCGSQFLKNFDPVYDATVVGKLRAAQTVTLGKMNMDEFAMGGSNENSSFFPARNPWDLQRVPGGSSGGSAAAVAAGEAYFTLGSDTGGSIRQPASYCGVVGLKPTYGLVSRFGLVAFASSLDQIGPITKNVQDSAYVLQATAGYDQKDSTSAKVDIPDYLNALTGDVKGLRIAVPKEYLGEGVDPQVKEKVLDALKTLEGLGAVWEEVSLPHTEYAVATYYLLASSEASSNLARFDGVRYGVRADNPDNLLDLYHQSRTQGFGPEVKRRIMLGTYALSSGYYDAYYLKAQKVRTLIKQDFDRVFEQYDVIIGPTAPTTAFKIGSQVDDPLTMYLNDILTIPVSLAGVPAISIPCGLADGMPVGLQIIGKAFDESSVLRVAHAFEQNTEFHKQRPQL, from the coding sequence TTGAGCTTGTTTAATAACACATTGCCGGAAATACATAACAAGCTGCATCAAAAGGAAATTTCCGTGAGTGATCTGGTGGGGCACGCTCTGGAGACAATTGATGCGCGGGAAGAGAAGATCAGGGCCTATATTACTGTCGACGAGGAACGGGCTCGGGCATCCGCACGTCAGCTGGATGATCAGCTGGTTTCGGGAGAGGAACGAGGGTTGTTGTTTGGTCTGCCGGTCGGTATTAAGGATAATATCGTGACGGAAGGGCTGCGCACAACATGTGGCAGTCAGTTTTTGAAAAATTTTGATCCTGTTTACGATGCCACAGTTGTCGGTAAGTTACGCGCAGCGCAAACGGTGACACTTGGTAAAATGAACATGGACGAATTCGCCATGGGTGGTTCTAACGAGAACTCCAGCTTTTTCCCTGCACGTAATCCTTGGGATTTACAACGTGTTCCCGGCGGTTCCAGTGGCGGCTCGGCTGCAGCTGTTGCGGCAGGTGAAGCTTATTTCACGCTCGGTTCCGATACAGGTGGCTCCATTCGCCAGCCCGCTTCTTATTGCGGCGTAGTTGGCTTAAAACCAACCTATGGTCTGGTATCCCGTTTTGGACTGGTGGCTTTTGCTTCATCTTTAGACCAAATCGGACCAATTACAAAAAATGTTCAGGATTCAGCCTATGTCCTGCAAGCCACTGCAGGTTATGACCAGAAGGACTCCACTTCTGCGAAGGTAGACATTCCTGATTATTTGAACGCTTTAACCGGAGATGTGAAGGGACTTCGTATCGCTGTGCCTAAAGAGTATCTTGGTGAAGGCGTAGATCCACAGGTCAAGGAAAAGGTGCTTGATGCACTGAAAACACTGGAAGGATTGGGCGCTGTATGGGAAGAGGTATCTCTTCCGCACACGGAATATGCAGTTGCAACGTACTACCTACTGGCTTCATCTGAAGCATCGTCCAATCTGGCCCGCTTTGACGGCGTGCGCTATGGTGTACGCGCAGACAATCCGGATAACCTGCTCGATCTGTACCATCAGTCCCGTACGCAAGGGTTTGGTCCTGAGGTGAAGCGTCGGATTATGCTCGGTACCTATGCACTCAGCTCCGGGTACTACGATGCTTATTATTTGAAAGCTCAAAAAGTGCGCACACTGATCAAACAGGATTTTGATCGTGTATTTGAACAATATGATGTGATTATCGGGCCTACTGCACCGACTACCGCGTTCAAAATCGGTTCCCAAGTAGACGACCCATTGACAATGTATTTGAACGATATTTTGACGATTCCAGTGAGTTTGGCTGGCGTGCCGGCGATCAGTATTCCTTGTGGTCTTGCAGATGGAATGCCAGTCGGACTACAAATTATCGGGAAAGCCTTTGACGAGTCTTCTGTACTGCGCGTAGCGCATGCATTCGAACAAAATACTGAATTTCACAAGCAGCGTCCGCAGCTGTAA
- a CDS encoding alpha/beta fold hydrolase translates to MEKVLCEGTTICYAEQGKGDPIILLHGFCGSSSYWDEVVPLLSPSYRCIVPDLRGHGRSDAPLGAYTIDQMADDVLKLQEQLDIPQAAWFGHSLGGYLALSAAQRHAERLTAFGLIHSTAYADTDEGKEKRNKAVSTIQTEGITTFVDGLVPGLFAPEHVESMPNQLLKVKEIGYKTPPQGAVGASLAMRERRDRRDVLSASALPALLVAGEQDQAVPPARTFTTDRAGVTQVTLPQSGHMSLFEAPQLLANAILSFLDQNLKK, encoded by the coding sequence ATGGAAAAGGTATTATGCGAAGGAACGACGATTTGCTATGCCGAACAAGGAAAAGGAGATCCGATCATTCTATTGCACGGATTTTGCGGAAGCTCCTCCTATTGGGATGAGGTTGTTCCCTTGCTATCCCCAAGCTATCGTTGTATTGTTCCAGACTTGCGTGGACACGGACGCAGCGATGCTCCACTCGGAGCCTATACGATTGATCAAATGGCAGACGATGTGCTTAAACTTCAGGAACAATTGGACATTCCTCAGGCTGCATGGTTTGGTCACTCCCTAGGAGGCTACTTGGCCCTTTCCGCGGCCCAGAGACATGCAGAGCGTCTTACGGCCTTTGGATTGATTCATTCGACGGCTTATGCAGATACGGACGAAGGTAAAGAAAAGCGGAACAAGGCTGTATCCACCATTCAAACGGAAGGAATTACAACCTTTGTAGATGGACTCGTACCGGGGTTGTTTGCTCCTGAACATGTGGAGTCGATGCCAAACCAACTACTCAAAGTCAAAGAAATTGGCTACAAAACACCTCCACAAGGAGCCGTAGGAGCATCACTGGCTATGCGCGAGCGCCGGGACCGTCGGGATGTGCTGTCGGCTTCTGCATTGCCAGCTCTTTTAGTAGCAGGCGAGCAGGATCAGGCGGTTCCTCCAGCACGGACGTTTACAACAGATCGGGCCGGAGTAACTCAGGTTACCCTACCGCAGTCTGGACATATGAGCTTGTTCGAAGCACCACAGTTATTAGCGAATGCCATCTTGTCATTTTTGGACCAGAACTTGAAAAAGTAG
- a CDS encoding class I SAM-dependent methyltransferase, with amino-acid sequence MKESEMYLLDSLRELVYQLTTGGSLITATLSQLRKREDASFTKVQIKPVELKNKLHYQFAFHYSNKVIHENLTPDEANERMTALFEDTFRQGLLCAKDADYQVLISKKYKVSILTKSPSKSKADLSHNRKKQYVLEEGERIPFLIELGIMNEDGKVLARKYDKFRQINRFLEMVQDVLPSLPVGRPLTIVDFGCGKSYLTFALYHYLAVQQKRPLQIVGLDLKADVIETCNVLAQKLQYRQLEFLVGDIADYNELEQVDMVVTLHACDTATDAALEKAVRWGASVILSVPCCQHELFSQLENPVLEPLLSHGILKERFSALATDGIRAKLLDMMGYRTQLLEFIDMEHTPKNILIRAVKGQAGERSVLWREYTAFRDFIHADPYLERACADLLPEGAGQKQTHS; translated from the coding sequence ATGAAAGAAAGTGAGATGTACCTTTTGGATTCACTGCGCGAACTTGTATACCAATTGACCACGGGAGGCTCCCTCATAACAGCAACGCTGAGTCAGCTGCGCAAACGTGAGGATGCTTCTTTTACTAAAGTGCAAATCAAACCTGTGGAATTGAAAAACAAACTGCATTACCAGTTTGCCTTTCATTACAGCAACAAAGTCATTCATGAAAATCTGACCCCTGATGAAGCTAATGAGCGCATGACTGCCTTGTTTGAGGACACATTCCGCCAAGGACTTCTATGTGCCAAGGATGCAGACTATCAGGTGCTGATCAGTAAAAAATATAAAGTATCCATTCTGACAAAGTCACCGAGCAAAAGTAAAGCCGATTTGTCTCATAATCGTAAAAAGCAATATGTGCTTGAGGAAGGAGAACGTATTCCTTTCCTGATTGAGCTGGGGATTATGAATGAGGACGGTAAGGTACTGGCCCGCAAATACGATAAATTCCGTCAAATCAACCGTTTTCTCGAAATGGTGCAGGATGTATTGCCCAGCCTTCCGGTAGGCCGTCCATTGACGATTGTGGATTTTGGCTGTGGCAAGTCTTATTTGACCTTTGCCTTGTATCACTATTTGGCGGTACAGCAAAAACGACCTTTGCAGATTGTCGGTTTGGACTTAAAGGCAGATGTTATTGAAACCTGTAATGTTCTGGCGCAAAAGCTGCAATATCGACAGTTGGAGTTTCTGGTCGGAGATATCGCAGACTACAATGAATTGGAGCAGGTGGATATGGTCGTTACCTTGCATGCATGCGATACAGCAACAGATGCAGCGCTGGAAAAGGCTGTCCGCTGGGGAGCGTCTGTCATTTTATCAGTTCCGTGCTGCCAGCATGAGCTGTTTAGCCAACTGGAAAACCCGGTCTTGGAGCCTTTGCTCTCCCATGGCATTTTAAAGGAGCGTTTTTCTGCACTGGCAACGGATGGAATCCGGGCCAAGCTGCTGGATATGATGGGATATCGGACACAGCTCTTGGAATTTATCGACATGGAGCATACCCCAAAAAATATTCTGATTCGTGCTGTCAAAGGCCAAGCGGGAGAACGGTCCGTTCTGTGGCGTGAGTACACAGCATTTCGGGATTTTATACATGCTGATCCTTATTTGGAACGTGCTTGTGCGGATTTGCTTCCCGAAGGAGCGGGGCAGAAGCAGACACACAGCTAA
- a CDS encoding DUF1128 domain-containing protein — protein MDLSVPSHANIEYMIEGIKTKLRMASGAAMQASAFSLEQYEDIHDVYDMVISKPNLSISEVEAIVSELGRLRKSS, from the coding sequence ATGGATTTGTCTGTACCGTCTCATGCCAACATTGAGTATATGATTGAGGGCATTAAAACCAAGCTTCGTATGGCGAGTGGTGCTGCTATGCAGGCTTCCGCTTTCTCGCTAGAGCAATACGAGGACATCCATGATGTCTACGATATGGTGATCAGCAAGCCTAACCTCAGCATTTCAGAGGTTGAAGCCATTGTCTCCGAACTGGGTAGATTGCGTAAGTCCTCCTAA
- a CDS encoding DUF6483 family protein — protein sequence MLRKDYLLSMMEELTSAVASVLGLRRENKHVEALKQLDDLLNKQFRLRSDLLRRLPPEQIIELFRMGPGMEADELQQVARILEEEAVIYMETSRIDEGIRILMKSLHLYLYSDLNGANRDLQVLPERIACIVQLVHEYELSPETSKLLAVHYERENRLDQAADVWFGLAWEQPELGSEAEAFYSQLLDKADAELERGGISRREIIEGLSEITQLHERK from the coding sequence TTGCTTAGAAAAGATTATTTGCTTAGTATGATGGAAGAATTGACATCAGCAGTAGCATCAGTGCTCGGTCTGAGGCGTGAAAATAAACACGTCGAAGCGCTAAAACAGCTAGATGACCTACTCAACAAGCAGTTTCGCCTTCGTTCAGATTTGCTCAGACGATTGCCGCCAGAACAAATTATTGAGCTTTTCCGAATGGGCCCTGGGATGGAAGCGGATGAGCTTCAGCAAGTGGCTCGCATTCTGGAAGAAGAAGCTGTTATATACATGGAGACCAGCAGAATAGACGAGGGCATACGAATTTTAATGAAATCTCTTCATTTATATTTGTACAGCGATCTGAATGGCGCAAATCGTGATCTACAGGTCCTGCCTGAACGAATAGCGTGTATCGTACAACTGGTTCATGAATATGAGCTTTCTCCTGAAACCAGCAAGCTACTGGCTGTTCATTATGAGCGGGAAAACAGACTGGACCAGGCCGCCGATGTCTGGTTTGGATTGGCATGGGAGCAGCCAGAGCTGGGATCGGAAGCAGAGGCATTTTACAGTCAGTTACTGGATAAGGCCGATGCAGAGCTAGAGCGGGGTGGAATTTCACGCCGGGAAATCATCGAGGGTTTGTCCGAGATCACCCAATTACATGAAAGAAAGTGA
- the yyaC gene encoding spore protease YyaC encodes MSLYNRASTSGRSPLEPTNVEKTDRDGLAPFFREIQHQHAMDKLTFVCIGTDRSSGDSLGPLVGTMLKEQGFPNVIGTMTEPCDADHLVSYLERIPQDHHVIAIDACLGQHGSTGMFLVAREPLTPARSVGLSLPSVGHYSVAAIVNERSAKPYWTLQMTSLHLVMTMAAYIADAAACEFGFKTASQDFPAGYRFRY; translated from the coding sequence TTGTCTTTGTATAATCGAGCTTCTACATCCGGTCGCTCACCCTTAGAACCTACTAATGTAGAGAAAACAGATCGCGACGGACTCGCACCGTTTTTCCGAGAAATTCAACATCAGCATGCTATGGATAAGTTGACTTTTGTATGTATCGGTACAGATCGCTCGTCGGGTGACTCACTCGGGCCACTGGTAGGCACCATGCTCAAGGAGCAAGGCTTTCCGAATGTGATTGGCACAATGACGGAGCCTTGTGATGCGGATCATCTGGTTTCATACTTGGAGCGTATTCCCCAAGATCATCATGTGATCGCCATAGATGCTTGTCTTGGACAGCATGGCTCAACGGGAATGTTCCTTGTTGCCCGCGAACCGCTAACCCCTGCGCGATCGGTTGGTCTGTCTCTGCCGTCTGTCGGGCATTATAGCGTTGCAGCGATTGTGAATGAGCGCAGTGCCAAACCGTACTGGACACTCCAGATGACGTCGCTTCACCTGGTCATGACGATGGCTGCATATATTGCAGATGCAGCGGCTTGTGAATTTGGCTTTAAAACAGCTTCGCAAGATTTTCCAGCGGGTTACCGTTTCAGATATTGA
- a CDS encoding DedA family protein, which translates to MDHISSIINYLFEIIRSLGYFGIMLGLMVEVIPSEIVLAYGGFLVSSGHINFFGAVVFGTIGGVLAQLFIYWIGRYGGRPVLDKYGKYILIKKSHVDHAEAWFNKYGTGVIFTARFIPVVRHAISIPAGLARMNVWRFIILTTLAIIPWSVLFIYLGMLLGDKWEQIDEVAAPYIKPILLVALALLIIYFVIKWIVAKNKKGSV; encoded by the coding sequence ATGGACCATATATCTAGTATCATTAATTATTTGTTTGAGATCATTCGTAGTCTTGGGTATTTTGGTATTATGCTAGGCTTGATGGTGGAGGTCATTCCAAGTGAAATTGTCCTCGCTTACGGCGGCTTTTTAGTGTCCTCAGGTCATATTAATTTTTTTGGCGCAGTCGTGTTCGGAACGATTGGCGGGGTGCTGGCCCAACTGTTCATTTACTGGATTGGACGCTATGGTGGCAGACCCGTATTAGATAAGTATGGGAAATACATACTCATCAAAAAAAGCCATGTTGACCACGCTGAAGCCTGGTTCAATAAATATGGCACGGGGGTCATTTTTACAGCTCGCTTCATCCCTGTTGTTCGTCACGCGATCTCAATCCCTGCCGGGTTGGCTCGAATGAACGTATGGCGCTTTATTATTTTGACGACGCTAGCGATTATACCTTGGTCTGTTTTGTTTATATATTTAGGTATGCTGCTGGGAGACAAGTGGGAGCAAATTGACGAAGTGGCAGCACCTTACATCAAACCCATTTTGCTAGTTGCTCTTGCGCTCTTGATCATTTATTTTGTTATCAAATGGATTGTAGCCAAAAACAAAAAAGGAAGTGTATAA